The Nocardioides sp. S5 genome includes a window with the following:
- a CDS encoding response regulator transcription factor: protein MTSRRALVVEDERTINDALADRLRAEGYTVDQAFDGPSAVDIATATHPDVVLLDVMLPGFDGLEVCRRIQADRPVPVLMLTARDDEADLLVGLGVGADDYLTKPFSMREVVARVSALLRRVERAAALANERPAALEVGGVRIDPGTRRTTVAGESVHLTPTEFDLLLCLAREPGQVLSRERLLREVWDWGDSWGSPSASRTVDSHVKALRSKVGPSRIRTVHGVGYALEEQP, encoded by the coding sequence ATGACGTCACGCAGGGCCCTGGTGGTCGAGGACGAGCGCACCATCAACGACGCGCTCGCCGACCGGTTGCGGGCCGAGGGATACACGGTCGACCAGGCCTTCGACGGTCCGTCGGCGGTCGACATCGCCACGGCGACGCACCCCGACGTGGTCCTCCTCGACGTGATGCTTCCGGGCTTCGACGGCCTGGAGGTGTGCCGCCGCATCCAGGCGGACCGACCGGTGCCGGTGCTGATGCTGACCGCGCGCGACGACGAGGCCGACCTGCTGGTCGGGCTGGGCGTCGGCGCGGACGACTACCTCACCAAGCCGTTCTCGATGCGCGAGGTCGTCGCCCGCGTCTCCGCCCTGCTGAGGCGGGTGGAGCGGGCGGCCGCCCTGGCCAACGAGCGTCCCGCGGCGCTCGAGGTCGGCGGGGTGCGCATCGACCCCGGCACCCGGCGTACGACCGTGGCTGGCGAGTCGGTCCACCTCACGCCCACCGAGTTCGACCTGCTGCTCTGCCTGGCCCGCGAGCCCGGGCAGGTGCTCAGCCGCGAGCGGCTCCTGCGTGAGGTGTGGGACTGGGGTGACTCGTGGGGGAGCCCGAGCGCGTCGCGCACCGTCGACAGCCACGTCAAGGCCCTGCGCAGCAAGGTCGGACCTTCGCGGATCCGCACCGTGCACGGCGTCGGCTACGCCCTCGAGGAGCAGCCGTGA
- the pheS gene encoding phenylalanine--tRNA ligase subunit alpha, producing MSGPNTDYDPVEVTPLKSEEVEAMREAALAAVAAAADLDALKQVRLDHAGDRSPLALANREIGALPPQARKEAGQRVGQARGAINQAIAARQVVLEAEHEERMLADETVDVSLPTTRRRRGGRHPLTLQSELIADLFVAMGYEVAEGPVVEAEWLNFDALNLGPDHPARTMQDTFWTEPADHHVVLRTQTSPVQARTMLTRKPPIYVVCPGRVFRTDEYDATHSPMFHQVEGLVVDEGITMAHLKGTLDHFASQLFGRGITTRFRPSYFPFTEPSAEVDVKCFVCRGVDSDACRTCRGEGWIEWGGCGVVNPRVLVACGVDPEVYSGFAFGMGIDRSFMFRHNLEDLRPLFEGDVRFSSAFGTEI from the coding sequence ATGTCCGGCCCCAACACCGACTACGACCCCGTCGAAGTGACCCCGCTGAAGTCCGAGGAGGTCGAGGCGATGCGCGAGGCGGCCCTGGCCGCGGTCGCAGCCGCCGCCGATCTCGACGCGCTCAAGCAGGTGCGCCTCGACCACGCAGGCGACCGCTCGCCGCTGGCTCTGGCCAACCGCGAGATCGGCGCCCTGCCCCCGCAAGCCCGCAAGGAGGCCGGCCAGCGCGTCGGCCAGGCGCGCGGCGCGATCAACCAGGCCATCGCCGCCCGCCAGGTCGTGCTCGAGGCCGAGCACGAGGAGCGCATGCTCGCGGATGAGACGGTCGACGTCTCGCTGCCCACGACGCGGCGCCGCCGCGGCGGACGCCACCCGCTCACCCTGCAGTCCGAGCTCATCGCCGACCTCTTCGTGGCCATGGGCTACGAGGTCGCGGAGGGGCCCGTCGTCGAGGCCGAGTGGCTGAACTTCGACGCCCTCAACCTCGGACCCGACCACCCGGCCCGCACGATGCAGGACACCTTCTGGACCGAGCCGGCCGACCACCACGTCGTGCTCCGGACGCAGACCTCGCCCGTGCAGGCGCGCACCATGCTGACCCGCAAGCCGCCGATCTACGTCGTGTGCCCGGGCCGGGTCTTCCGCACCGATGAGTACGACGCCACGCACTCGCCGATGTTCCACCAGGTCGAGGGCCTGGTCGTCGACGAGGGCATCACGATGGCCCACCTCAAAGGCACGCTCGACCACTTCGCCTCCCAGCTCTTCGGCCGCGGCATCACGACCCGCTTCCGCCCGTCCTACTTCCCCTTCACCGAGCCGTCGGCCGAGGTCGACGTGAAGTGCTTCGTGTGCCGCGGTGTCGATTCCGACGCTTGCCGCACCTGCCGCGGCGAGGGGTGGATCGAGTGGGGTGGCTGCGGCGTGGTCAACCCACGGGTGCTCGTGGCCTGCGGCGTCGACCCCGAGGTCTACAGCGGCTTCGCGTTCGGGATGGGCATCGACCGCTCGTTCATGTTCCGCCACAACCTGGAGGACCTGCGTCCGCTCTTCGAGGGCGACGTCCGGTTCAGCAGCGCATTCGGCACCGAGATCTGA
- the pheT gene encoding phenylalanine--tRNA ligase subunit beta, protein MKAPLSWILDHVVVPAGTTTDDITDRLTLTGLKLEAVESPGRDITGPLVIGRVLTMEPEPQKNGKTINWCTVDVGDANGTGEPQGIVCGAHNFAPGDLVVTVLPGGVLPGGFEIGARKTYGHLSAGMICSARELGLGDDHDGIIVLPADAGTPGEDVRPLLGLDEETIEFEINPDRAYALSIRGIAREVLVSVEGADNFRDPALRDTPPANDDGHPVVVEDAEGCPVFVARTVTGFDPAAPTPDFMVRRITAAGMRPISLAVDVTNYVMLETGRPIHGYDADRVQGALVVRRARDGERLTTLDGTDRALDPGDLVVTDDSGIIGLGGVMGGETTEISGTTTSILVEAAHWDAVSMFRTGRRHKITSEAGKRNERGVDPTICEAAADRVVELLVEHGGAEAHAGVTVVGSAPAIAPVEVPGDLAARVSGMGITEERSVECLRAIGCDVTGSGTLSVTPPPWRPDLTDAQDFSEEVIRLVGYDLVPSVLPTPPSGRGLTRSQQLRRRIGRTLAGDGFVEVVTFPFIGTEDLDALGLAADDPRRDLLRLSNPLSAEAGYMTTTLLPGVLRAAGKNVGHGNTDLAIFETGTVTLPRHSGPAAILPVDRRPSEEEFAALDAALPAQPLHLAVVAAGDAVAGGWWGQARPVSWSDAVDAVRAVADALGLEVTASAVELAPWHPGRCAELSVDGEVFGHAGEVHPKVCDAFGLPKRSVAAEVDLDVLIAKAVHLRTAPTFSSFPVAKEDVALVVDASVPAADVEAALREGAGELLESIRLFDVYTGDQVGEGKKSLAYALRFRAPDRTLKEGEAAAARDAAVALATERTGAVQRA, encoded by the coding sequence ATGAAGGCACCCCTGTCCTGGATCCTGGACCACGTCGTCGTACCCGCGGGGACGACGACCGACGACATCACCGACCGGCTCACGCTGACCGGCCTCAAGCTCGAGGCCGTCGAGAGCCCCGGCCGCGACATCACGGGCCCGCTGGTCATCGGCCGCGTGCTCACGATGGAGCCCGAGCCGCAGAAGAACGGCAAGACCATCAACTGGTGCACCGTCGACGTCGGTGACGCCAACGGAACGGGCGAGCCCCAGGGCATCGTCTGCGGAGCGCACAACTTCGCGCCGGGAGACCTCGTCGTGACGGTGCTGCCCGGTGGGGTGCTGCCCGGTGGCTTTGAGATCGGCGCCCGCAAGACCTACGGCCACCTGTCCGCCGGCATGATCTGCTCGGCCCGCGAGCTGGGCCTCGGCGACGACCACGACGGCATCATCGTGCTGCCCGCCGACGCCGGCACCCCCGGCGAGGACGTACGCCCCCTGCTCGGTCTCGACGAGGAGACCATCGAGTTCGAGATCAACCCCGACCGCGCCTACGCGCTGTCGATCCGCGGCATCGCCCGTGAGGTGCTCGTGTCCGTGGAGGGTGCGGACAACTTCCGCGACCCGGCGCTCCGTGACACCCCGCCCGCCAACGACGACGGCCACCCGGTGGTGGTCGAGGACGCCGAGGGGTGCCCGGTCTTCGTGGCCCGCACGGTCACCGGCTTCGACCCTGCCGCGCCCACCCCGGACTTCATGGTCCGACGCATCACCGCGGCCGGCATGCGCCCGATCTCGCTGGCCGTCGACGTCACCAACTACGTCATGCTCGAGACCGGCCGTCCCATCCACGGCTACGACGCCGACAGGGTGCAGGGCGCCCTCGTCGTACGCCGGGCGCGCGACGGCGAGCGGCTCACCACCCTCGACGGCACCGATCGAGCGCTGGACCCGGGCGACCTGGTCGTCACCGATGACTCGGGGATCATCGGGCTCGGTGGCGTGATGGGCGGTGAGACGACCGAGATCTCGGGGACGACGACGTCGATCCTGGTCGAGGCCGCCCACTGGGACGCGGTGTCGATGTTCCGCACCGGCCGCCGCCACAAGATCACCTCCGAGGCGGGCAAGCGCAACGAGCGCGGCGTCGACCCGACCATCTGCGAGGCTGCCGCCGACCGCGTCGTCGAGCTGCTGGTCGAGCACGGCGGCGCCGAGGCTCACGCCGGTGTCACCGTCGTCGGGTCTGCACCCGCCATCGCGCCCGTCGAGGTGCCTGGTGACCTCGCCGCGCGCGTCTCCGGCATGGGCATCACCGAGGAGCGCAGCGTCGAGTGCCTGCGCGCCATCGGGTGCGACGTGACGGGCTCGGGCACGCTGTCGGTCACCCCGCCGCCGTGGCGCCCCGACCTCACCGACGCCCAGGACTTCTCCGAGGAGGTCATCCGCCTCGTCGGCTACGACCTGGTCCCGTCCGTGCTCCCGACGCCGCCCTCGGGCCGTGGCCTCACCCGGTCGCAGCAGCTGCGCCGCCGGATCGGGCGCACGCTGGCGGGGGACGGCTTCGTCGAGGTCGTCACGTTCCCGTTCATCGGCACCGAGGACCTCGACGCCCTCGGCCTCGCCGCCGACGACCCGCGCCGCGACCTGCTGCGACTGTCCAACCCGCTCAGCGCCGAGGCCGGCTACATGACCACGACCCTGCTGCCGGGCGTGCTGCGCGCGGCCGGCAAGAACGTCGGGCACGGCAACACCGACCTCGCGATCTTCGAGACCGGCACCGTCACCCTGCCGCGCCACAGCGGACCTGCCGCGATCCTGCCGGTCGACCGACGCCCGAGCGAGGAGGAGTTCGCCGCCCTCGACGCAGCGCTCCCCGCCCAGCCGCTGCACCTCGCCGTGGTCGCCGCCGGCGACGCGGTCGCGGGCGGCTGGTGGGGCCAGGCGCGTCCGGTCTCGTGGTCCGACGCGGTCGACGCGGTCCGCGCGGTCGCCGACGCGCTCGGGCTCGAGGTCACCGCCTCGGCAGTGGAGCTGGCGCCCTGGCACCCCGGGCGCTGCGCCGAGCTGTCGGTCGACGGCGAGGTCTTCGGGCACGCCGGTGAGGTGCACCCGAAGGTGTGCGACGCCTTCGGCCTGCCCAAGCGCTCGGTCGCCGCGGAGGTCGACCTCGACGTGCTCATCGCCAAGGCGGTCCACCTCCGTACCGCGCCGACCTTCTCGTCGTTCCCGGTCGCCAAGGAGGACGTCGCCCTCGTCGTCGACGCCTCCGTCCCGGCCGCCGACGTGGAGGCGGCGCTCCGCGAGGGCGCCGGCGAGCTGCTCGAGTCGATCCGGCTCTTCGACGTCTACACCGGCGACCAGGTCGGCGAGGGCAAGAAGTCGCTGGCCTACGCGCTGCGGTTCCGGGCGCCCGACCGCACCCTCAAGGAGGGTGAGGCGGCCGCCGCGCGCGACGCTGCCGTCGCGCTCGCAACGGAGCGTACGGGCGCCGTCCAGCGCGCCTGA
- a CDS encoding RNA methyltransferase — translation MSRRSVRTERRLFLADGPKAVEGALSVEGCVVEVFATPAALEHHAALLAGADVTLVDDRALASLSDSVSPAGVVAVCRHFDAPLQHVVTASPRLLAICADVRDPGNAGTVIRTADAAGADAVVLAGQSVDPYNPKTVRATVGSLFHLPFAIEPDPAAAIRAAQARGLTVLAADGGGEVDLFDADLAGPTAWLFGNEAWGLPDELASLADHRVAIPIHGRAESLNLSTAAAVCLYASARAQRSPR, via the coding sequence TTGAGCCGCCGCTCGGTACGCACCGAGCGGCGGCTCTTCCTCGCTGACGGCCCGAAGGCCGTCGAGGGTGCCCTCTCCGTCGAGGGTTGCGTCGTCGAGGTCTTCGCGACGCCTGCCGCGCTCGAGCACCACGCGGCCCTGCTCGCCGGCGCCGACGTCACCCTGGTCGACGACCGCGCGCTCGCCTCGCTGTCGGACTCGGTGAGCCCGGCCGGCGTGGTGGCGGTCTGCCGCCACTTCGACGCCCCGCTGCAGCACGTCGTCACCGCGTCCCCGCGGTTGCTCGCCATCTGCGCCGACGTCCGCGATCCCGGCAACGCCGGCACCGTGATCCGCACCGCCGACGCGGCGGGAGCCGACGCGGTGGTGCTGGCCGGCCAGTCCGTGGACCCGTACAACCCGAAGACCGTGCGCGCCACGGTCGGCAGCCTGTTCCACCTGCCGTTCGCGATCGAGCCCGACCCGGCCGCGGCCATCCGTGCCGCACAGGCCCGTGGGCTCACGGTCCTCGCCGCCGACGGCGGGGGCGAGGTCGACCTCTTCGACGCCGACCTGGCCGGACCGACGGCGTGGCTGTTCGGCAACGAGGCCTGGGGGCTCCCTGACGAGCTCGCGTCCCTGGCCGACCACCGGGTGGCCATCCCCATCCACGGCCGCGCCGAGAGCCTCAACCTCTCCACCGCGGCCGCGGTGTGCCTCTACGCGAGCGCCCGCGCCCAGCGGTCCCCGCGATGA
- a CDS encoding DUF4031 domain-containing protein yields MILIDPPAVPRWDRLWSHLASDTSYDEVHAFAAAQGIPSRGWDRDHYDVPADHYDAMVAAGAVPVTSRELVLALRAAGLRRPKAQSRD; encoded by the coding sequence ATGATCCTCATCGACCCGCCGGCGGTGCCCCGCTGGGACCGGTTGTGGTCGCACCTGGCCAGCGACACGTCGTACGACGAGGTGCACGCCTTCGCCGCGGCCCAGGGGATCCCGTCGCGGGGCTGGGACCGTGACCACTACGACGTGCCTGCCGACCACTACGACGCGATGGTGGCCGCCGGAGCCGTGCCGGTCACCTCGCGCGAGCTGGTCCTCGCCCTGCGCGCCGCGGGCCTGCGGCGGCCGAAGGCGCAGTCGCGCGACTAG
- a CDS encoding calcium-binding protein encodes MLPTRPSPLATTLAATLLTGGLALAAAPAHAEPATCQGRVVTTGGDQGTDGDDVMVVGPGQRSVSTGAGDDLVCIRLGDDLRSSFFLGAGPGNDVVHNETTASERSVSVSLDTGEDTFVGSDASRESVSTGADTWGGIRDVEKDVVDTRGGNDSVATGSVAPGTPNPDVIRTGTGDDAVIWAGEQVGAPLDLGTGENQLRLLSGWAGSDVDIDAPAGRVTADSRPVLRWSGEVTSYSLQYTHLRTAFTGTDLDEYVTFWPAQADRQGPASTVSDPRLRLDADLGGGDDRLEMLDAAGGSWVGGPGKDRLGMPRCQAADVRLGVAYTCNDETPARTPYAGTIDAWENVSARGGRIQVIGTNGRDTIRVHGRRALVDGRGGRDVLTSSGSRTGKKASILVVIRGGAGADRIRGGFSDERLIGGGGADVMRGGPGDDQLVGGAGRDRADGQGGRDRCSAEVRRNCESR; translated from the coding sequence ATGCTCCCCACCCGCCCATCTCCTCTGGCCACGACGCTGGCTGCCACGCTCCTGACCGGCGGACTGGCCCTGGCGGCCGCTCCGGCCCATGCCGAGCCGGCCACCTGCCAGGGGCGGGTGGTGACCACCGGCGGCGACCAGGGCACGGACGGCGACGACGTCATGGTCGTCGGGCCCGGCCAGCGCTCGGTCAGCACCGGGGCGGGCGACGACCTGGTGTGCATCCGCCTCGGGGACGACCTCCGCTCGTCCTTCTTCCTCGGGGCCGGGCCCGGCAACGACGTGGTGCACAACGAGACGACCGCCAGCGAGCGGTCCGTGTCGGTGTCGCTCGACACGGGCGAGGACACCTTCGTCGGGAGCGATGCCAGCCGCGAATCCGTCAGCACGGGTGCCGACACGTGGGGTGGCATCCGCGACGTGGAGAAGGACGTCGTCGACACCCGCGGCGGCAACGACTCGGTCGCCACGGGGTCGGTCGCGCCCGGGACACCCAACCCCGACGTGATCAGGACCGGCACGGGCGACGACGCCGTCATATGGGCGGGCGAGCAGGTCGGTGCTCCCCTCGACCTGGGCACGGGGGAGAACCAGCTCCGGCTGCTGTCGGGCTGGGCCGGGTCCGACGTCGACATCGACGCCCCGGCCGGGCGCGTGACGGCCGACTCCCGACCGGTCCTGCGCTGGAGCGGCGAGGTCACCTCCTACTCGTTGCAGTACACGCACCTGCGGACCGCCTTCACCGGGACCGACCTCGACGAGTACGTGACGTTCTGGCCGGCGCAGGCTGATCGGCAGGGGCCGGCGTCGACGGTCTCCGATCCCCGGCTGAGGCTCGACGCCGACCTGGGCGGCGGGGACGACCGGCTCGAGATGCTCGACGCGGCCGGCGGTTCGTGGGTCGGCGGCCCCGGGAAGGACCGGCTCGGCATGCCGCGCTGCCAGGCCGCCGACGTACGACTCGGTGTCGCCTACACGTGCAACGACGAGACCCCGGCCCGTACGCCCTACGCGGGGACGATCGACGCGTGGGAGAACGTGTCCGCACGGGGCGGTCGCATCCAGGTCATCGGCACGAACGGCCGGGACACGATCCGCGTCCACGGCCGCAGGGCCCTCGTGGACGGACGCGGCGGCCGCGACGTGCTCACCTCGTCGGGCAGTCGCACCGGGAAGAAGGCCTCCATCCTGGTCGTGATCCGGGGCGGCGCCGGCGCGGACCGCATCCGTGGCGGCTTCAGCGACGAACGACTCATCGGCGGCGGTGGTGCCGACGTGATGAGGGGCGGTCCGGGCGACGACCAGCTCGTCGGGGGCGCGGGCCGCGACCGTGCCGACGGCCAGGGGGGTCGGGACCGCTGCTCGGCTGAGGTACGGCGCAACTGCGAGAGCCGCTGA
- the rplT gene encoding 50S ribosomal protein L20 encodes MARVKRAVNAQKKRRTTLERASGYRGQRSRLYRKAKEQVTHSLVYSYNDRRKNKGNFRKLWIQRINAAARANGMTYNRFIQGLGLAGIEVDRKILAELAVNDAPAFAALVEAAKAALPEDVNAPKVSA; translated from the coding sequence ATGGCACGCGTCAAGCGCGCAGTGAACGCCCAGAAGAAGCGTCGTACCACCCTCGAGCGCGCCAGCGGTTACCGCGGCCAGCGCTCGCGCCTCTACCGCAAGGCGAAGGAGCAGGTCACCCACTCCCTCGTCTACAGCTACAACGACCGCCGCAAGAACAAGGGCAACTTCCGCAAGCTGTGGATCCAGCGCATCAACGCCGCTGCCCGCGCGAACGGCATGACCTACAACCGCTTCATCCAGGGCCTCGGCCTCGCCGGCATCGAGGTCGACCGCAAGATCCTCGCCGAGCTCGCCGTCAACGACGCGCCGGCCTTCGCCGCGCTCGTCGAGGCCGCCAAGGCCGCCCTGCCCGAGGACGTCAACGCGCCCAAGGTCTCCGCCTGA
- a CDS encoding ATP-binding protein, which translates to MTDEGGRRVESTPSRLRSLADFYPDGILGATRDGVVTILNAQGAALLGVDAHDALGMPLADVLRLLDQDGRTWLDVNRPFDSISIVRAMPEQSWLSAAGEEVLTTATLIRNEPLAPVAGIAVGLRSGRGRARLDRERSDLVATVAHELRSPLTGVKGFVQALLNRWDKLSDDQRKLMLMTVNADADRLARLIAELLDVARIDTGRLQLYPRESSAEVLVRRVVDSIEAGTARDVGLDVEDDLPEVFADPDKFTQVVTNLVENAVRHGQGRVRVRLAALPELPGVRITVDDEGDGIPVELRRRVFTKFWTTGESGGTGLGMYIVGGLSRAHGGWVTIDDAPGGGARVMVDWPSVDLRED; encoded by the coding sequence GTGACGGACGAGGGTGGCAGACGGGTCGAGAGCACCCCCAGCAGGTTGCGCTCACTGGCGGACTTCTACCCCGACGGCATCCTCGGCGCCACCCGCGACGGCGTCGTGACGATCCTCAACGCACAGGGGGCCGCGCTGCTCGGGGTCGACGCCCACGACGCGCTCGGGATGCCGCTGGCCGACGTGCTCAGGCTGCTCGACCAGGACGGTCGCACCTGGCTCGACGTGAACCGGCCCTTCGACAGCATCTCGATCGTGCGCGCGATGCCGGAGCAGTCGTGGCTGAGCGCCGCCGGCGAGGAGGTCCTCACCACCGCGACGCTCATCCGCAACGAGCCGCTCGCCCCAGTGGCGGGCATCGCGGTCGGTCTTCGCAGCGGTCGGGGACGAGCACGCCTGGACCGGGAGCGCTCCGACCTCGTCGCCACGGTGGCGCACGAGCTGAGGTCACCGCTGACCGGCGTCAAGGGCTTCGTGCAGGCGCTGCTGAACCGCTGGGACAAGCTCAGCGACGACCAGCGCAAGCTCATGCTGATGACGGTCAACGCCGACGCCGACCGGCTGGCCCGGCTGATCGCAGAGCTCCTCGACGTCGCGCGCATCGACACCGGCCGGCTCCAGCTCTACCCCCGCGAGTCGTCCGCCGAGGTGCTGGTGCGCCGGGTCGTCGACTCCATCGAGGCCGGCACCGCCCGCGACGTCGGGCTCGACGTCGAGGACGACCTCCCGGAGGTCTTCGCCGACCCCGACAAGTTCACCCAGGTCGTGACCAACCTCGTGGAGAACGCCGTACGCCACGGGCAGGGCCGGGTCCGCGTGCGGCTCGCCGCCCTCCCCGAGCTGCCGGGCGTGCGCATCACGGTCGACGACGAGGGCGACGGCATCCCGGTGGAGCTGCGCCGGCGGGTCTTCACCAAGTTCTGGACGACGGGGGAGTCCGGCGGCACGGGGCTCGGGATGTACATCGTCGGCGGCCTGTCCCGTGCGCACGGCGGGTGGGTCACGATCGACGACGCGCCCGGCGGCGGCGCCCGGGTGATGGTCGACTGGCCCAGCGTGGACCTGCGCGAGGACTGA
- a CDS encoding DUF4153 domain-containing protein: protein MSTPSTSAPLHAISSLKVKLGLLVATSVVVAVLLTLLGSAADVPPLLVLPVSVALALGVTQLLAAGMVAPLRRMTEVSRAMARGDYTGRVRTTATDEVGMLADAFNRMAEDLATVDRERRDLIATVSHELRTPLTAMTALLENLADGVVEPDADRLGAALEQAQRLADLVDDLLQLSRLEAGVVELDRQEVHLRGLVVDSVAEVASAGRPGAFDVEVADDLVVRADPARLRQLLVNALDNAGRHAPSDTQVRVSAGGMVGDGWWLEVTDRGRGVAPEDRDRVFARFGTDGAGGTGLGLAVARWVAELHGGTLRFVDPEGDRGARLRLEVPARAARTHHPVTAATTAPAAPPVARQPDGVRPQPGLDLLFGRFWPEHGVPGGLRTVLAAAAAGLVAGIALSFTAVGITWTLVAVVSGAAALLTARRRREPWTLGCTVLALLLVLPMTLLDAWWVQMLGLVAAAAVFLCGVTGARTMPGILLSGLAWPLASLRGLPWFGRSLRLAGTGTRTPAVVRTAAWSVLALGVFGTIFASADPVFGSWVDQLVPTLTFNDLVGRAFLACFVFAATLGAGYLALNPADVEVLGGRRGTPLGNRFEWLVPVLVVDAVFVAFIAAQARALIGGRDYIEATTGLTYAEFVHQGFGQLTLATALTVLVVWVAARRAGRSREDRRWLLASLGLLCGLTLLVVASALRGMAVYQDAYGFTTLRLFVDVFEGWLGFVVLAIMVAGALGLGRWLPRVALVSGAVALVGLAAINPDAWVAERNLDRWEATGKLDLSYLQTLSADAAPVIVDRLPEDVARCVLEPSSSDVLREESVEDPRAWNLARARAVDALDAIGLEPVSSTAASYGSPEECSGVWIAFGE, encoded by the coding sequence GTGAGCACCCCCTCCACGAGCGCCCCGCTCCACGCGATCTCCAGCCTCAAGGTCAAGCTCGGCCTCCTGGTCGCGACCTCGGTCGTCGTGGCCGTGCTGCTGACCCTCCTGGGCTCCGCCGCGGACGTCCCACCTCTGCTGGTGCTCCCGGTCAGCGTCGCACTGGCGCTCGGCGTCACCCAGCTGCTCGCCGCCGGGATGGTCGCCCCGCTGCGCCGGATGACCGAGGTGTCGCGTGCGATGGCGCGCGGTGACTACACGGGCCGGGTGCGCACGACCGCCACGGACGAGGTCGGCATGCTCGCCGACGCCTTCAACCGGATGGCCGAGGACCTGGCGACGGTCGACCGCGAGCGCCGTGACCTCATCGCCACCGTGTCCCACGAGCTGCGCACACCGCTCACCGCCATGACCGCACTCCTGGAGAACCTCGCCGACGGCGTGGTGGAGCCCGACGCCGACCGGCTCGGCGCTGCGCTCGAGCAGGCGCAGCGCCTTGCCGACCTCGTCGACGACCTGCTCCAGCTGTCACGGCTCGAGGCAGGGGTGGTCGAGCTCGACCGCCAGGAGGTCCACCTCCGCGGTCTCGTGGTCGACTCGGTGGCCGAGGTGGCGTCTGCCGGCCGGCCCGGCGCGTTCGACGTCGAGGTGGCCGACGACCTGGTCGTCCGCGCCGACCCGGCCCGGCTGCGCCAGCTGCTGGTCAACGCCCTGGACAACGCCGGTCGCCACGCACCGTCCGACACGCAGGTGCGGGTCAGTGCCGGCGGCATGGTGGGCGACGGGTGGTGGCTCGAGGTCACCGACCGCGGCAGGGGAGTGGCGCCCGAGGACCGCGACCGGGTCTTCGCGCGCTTCGGGACCGACGGCGCGGGTGGCACCGGGCTCGGCCTGGCCGTGGCGCGGTGGGTCGCGGAGCTGCACGGCGGCACCCTGCGCTTCGTCGACCCCGAGGGCGACCGCGGTGCCCGCCTGCGGCTCGAGGTCCCGGCGCGTGCGGCCAGGACCCACCACCCGGTCACCGCGGCGACCACCGCGCCGGCCGCTCCTCCAGTGGCGCGCCAGCCGGACGGCGTACGCCCCCAGCCGGGGCTCGACCTCCTGTTCGGCCGGTTCTGGCCGGAGCACGGAGTGCCCGGCGGGCTGCGCACCGTCCTGGCCGCTGCCGCAGCAGGCCTGGTCGCGGGCATCGCGCTGTCGTTCACCGCGGTCGGGATCACGTGGACGTTGGTCGCCGTGGTCAGCGGCGCGGCCGCGCTGCTCACCGCCCGTCGCCGACGCGAGCCGTGGACCCTGGGTTGCACCGTCCTGGCGCTCCTGCTCGTCCTGCCGATGACCCTCCTGGACGCGTGGTGGGTCCAGATGCTCGGCCTCGTGGCCGCGGCCGCGGTGTTCCTGTGCGGCGTGACGGGTGCCCGGACGATGCCCGGCATCCTCCTCTCCGGGCTCGCCTGGCCCCTCGCGTCGCTGCGCGGGCTGCCGTGGTTCGGGCGGTCGCTGCGCCTGGCTGGCACCGGGACGCGGACCCCGGCGGTGGTGCGTACGGCTGCGTGGTCGGTGCTGGCACTCGGGGTCTTCGGCACGATCTTCGCCAGCGCCGACCCGGTGTTCGGCTCGTGGGTCGACCAGCTGGTGCCCACCCTGACCTTCAACGACCTCGTCGGCCGGGCGTTCCTGGCGTGCTTCGTCTTCGCCGCGACGCTCGGTGCGGGTTACCTCGCCCTCAACCCCGCAGACGTCGAGGTCCTGGGGGGCCGGCGCGGCACCCCGCTGGGCAACCGCTTCGAGTGGCTGGTGCCGGTGCTCGTGGTCGACGCCGTCTTCGTGGCCTTCATCGCTGCGCAGGCCCGCGCACTCATCGGCGGCCGCGACTACATCGAGGCGACCACCGGCCTGACCTACGCCGAGTTCGTCCACCAGGGGTTCGGCCAGCTGACCCTCGCCACCGCCCTCACCGTGCTCGTCGTGTGGGTCGCCGCGCGCCGGGCCGGTCGGTCCCGCGAGGACCGGCGCTGGCTGCTCGCCTCGCTCGGCCTGCTCTGCGGCCTGACCCTCCTCGTCGTCGCCTCGGCGCTGCGGGGCATGGCGGTCTACCAGGACGCCTACGGCTTCACCACGCTGCGGCTCTTCGTCGACGTCTTCGAGGGCTGGCTCGGCTTCGTGGTGCTCGCGATCATGGTGGCCGGTGCCCTCGGGCTCGGTCGCTGGCTGCCGCGGGTGGCGCTCGTGTCGGGAGCGGTCGCGCTGGTCGGGCTGGCCGCGATCAACCCCGACGCCTGGGTCGCCGAGCGCAACCTCGACCGCTGGGAGGCGACCGGCAAGCTCGACCTGTCCTACCTCCAGACACTGTCGGCCGACGCGGCACCCGTGATCGTCGACCGCCTCCCCGAGGACGTCGCCCGGTGTGTGCTCGAGCCGTCGTCCTCCGACGTGCTGCGTGAGGAGTCGGTCGAGGACCCCCGCGCCTGGAACCTGGCGCGCGCCCGCGCGGTGGACGCGCTGGACGCGATCGGGCTGGAGCCGGTGTCGAGCACCGCCGCGTCGTACGGCTCCCCGGAGGAATGCAGTGGCGTGTGGATCGCCTTCGGCGAGTAG